The genomic interval CAGAACCCGAAAGGCCTAATCCCATATTAACGGCCTCTTCGGTTGACATATTAGATAATATTTTCCTTAGGTCTGTAGAAATGCGGATAGGAAGTTTGGAAATTCCGCCGTTAGCAGCGATATCAATCCGGTCGTTTACTACGCCATCTACAATTTCTTTGTCATCAATAAGCATGATCCATTCCATGCTATTCATTGCAGCAGGCGTAGCATTGGGGTTTTTTACATCTACATTCACAGTCAGAGACAAAGGAAGAGAACCCCCGGCATAAGATTGGGTAATCTTGGCAGCTTGCATCAAATTAAGATCTGTGAGCTTGCGGATCTGCTGAACATTCACTCCGGCTAAGGTTGTACCTTCGACAGTAGCCACCCTGAATTCACATTTGGCAAAAGACTGCAATTCACGTATGGATTTGCAATAAGTAAAGTTAAGTAGAAGAAATATTAGGAATAGGCTGTTTCTTAGTTTCATGCAGAAATGTGGTTGTTTAGGAAATTACGCATACGAAATAATCATGCCATAGTAGGAGAGAGGCTCCCTGAATTTTAATAGTATGGCCCTGCAATTACTATTCAGACTTAAAACAATCGGGCTTCTTTAATGATATCTGCATTCACTTTATAGAATTCTTCATGCATATTAAATGGAGGATGGCCATTTGCAGAGCTCTTTGTATACGAACCATCTTCCTGCAATTCATACGCATTTACATTGTCCTTTAGATTATAGTCGAGCACATTTACAGCCTCCTGTTTTACATTTTCGGAAACAACCTGGAACAGTGATTCAATCCTGCGTTCAAAACTGCGGACCATAATATCAGCGCTGCCTCCATAGATTTTATAATCGCCTGTGTTGTGGAAATAAAACAACCGGGCATGTTCTAGGAAGTTGCCTACAATAGAACGGACAGCAATATTATCACTTAACCCGGCTCTGCCTGGGCGCAAACAACAAATCCCCCTTACAATCAATTTAACAGGAACGCCGGCTTGTGAAGCAGCATATAATTCATCAATGATCTCCCGGTCTTCCATTGAATTTAACTTGATTACAATGCCACTGGCTAAGCCCTGCTGTGCATGTGTAGCTTCTTTGCGAATCAATTCAATAAGCTGATTCCGCATGTCTCTGGGTGCTGTAATTAAGTACTGGTAGTCGTTTGGCAGGGAATGGCCGGTGATTACATTGAAAAATTCAGAAATATCATGTGCATATACTTCATTGGTCGTCAGCAGGCCAACATCGGTATACAAACGGGAGGTGTCTTCATTATAATTTCCGCTCGACATATGCACATACCTGGTTACTTTATCTCCATCTTTCCGTACGATCAGCAACAGTTTAGTATGGGTTTTATACCGGCTGATACCATAGATCACAAAACAACCTGCTTTCTGTAGCCTTTGTGCTTCCCGGATGTTATTTTCTTCATCAAACCTTGCTTTCACTTCAAAGAGAACAGATACGTGTTTGCCATTTTCAGCCGCTTTCAGCAGGGCATTGGTAATCCGGGAAGATTTAGCCAGGCGGTAAATAGTTAGTTTAATAGCCAATACATCCGGGTCTTCAGCGGCTTGTTCCATTAAATGTACCACAGGTTCGATGCTGTTGTAGGGATGATGGAGCAGTACATCCTGCTTCTTGAGTATATCAAAAATAGGGGCTTCCTTCACATTTTTTAAACTGACTGGCGGTACTTGCGGATGCACCACCGGAAGCTGGTCTCTAAACTCCTTATGATTGATTATCTGCCATAAGCCAGTAAAGTCGATCATCCGGTCGGATACAAAAATATTATCATCATCGAGTTCCCAGCGGCCTTTTAATACTTTCATCATCCAGGTAGAGTAACCTGGTTCCGCCTCTATTCGCACCACCCGTCCGGTACGGCGGGTTTTAATTTTGCGCTTAATCTCATCAATAAAGTCTGCTTCAATATCATCACTTTCTTCCAGGGTAAAATCTCCGTTTCGGGTGATACGGAACAGATTTACAGACAGAATTTCAATATTGCGGTATAGCTTATGAATTTCATGGCGGATAATTTCTTCAATGGGTACAAATACCAGCTGGTCGCCCCGGTACATTTCATAAAAGCGGGGTAAGTTCTGTGGAATCTGTACAAATGATAAGCGGCGCTGATCTTTACTATCATCCTGTGTTCTGGTAACTACCCCAAAAATGAGGATTTTGTTCATCAGGATAGGAAAGGTATGATAGCCATCAAACACCATGGGCGTAAGCATGGGAAAGATAGTGCGCATAAAGTAAGCCGACATATCCGAACGTTCCTCCGCATCGAGGTCTGTTACTTTGGCAATGCGGAAATCAGACAGTTCAAATAAAGGGAGCAGGTGCATTTTATACTCATCATTCTGCTCTTTGAAAAAATGCTGTGCGGTAGCCAGTAATGTTTTGCGGAAAGTAGTTTCCCGTAAACCGGAGTAATCTATACGTTCTTTGCCATAATCCAGATAGTTATACAAACTGCCCACCCTGATCATAAAAAATTCATCCAGGTTGGAAGAAGTAATGGCAAGAAATTTTAATCGTTCGAATATGTTACGCTCGGTATTTTTTGCCTGATCCAGAACCCGGTGGTTAAATTGTAGCCAGCTCAAATCCCGGCTGATGTAATTGCTTTGCTCAATTACATTGGATACTTTGTCTCTGACAAGCATTTTTTCACTAAATTTTTTAATCGGCTGTAGTATAAATGAAAAAGGGGACAAAAGCAATGCCCCCTTTTTCATTTGGTTGCTCCTGACAAATCCAAACACTATACATCTATTTTAGCGTACTTTGCATTTTTTTCAATAAAATCCCTTCTGGGTGCTACTTCATCGCCCATCAGCATGGAGAATAAATGGTCGGCTTCGGCGGCAGAATCAATACTTACTTGTTTTAGACTGCGGTATTTGGGGTCCATCGTAGTGGTCCATAATTGTTCGGGATTCATCTCACCCAGACCTTTGTAGCGCTGCACATTCACCGTATCTTCCTTGCCATCTTTGGCAATTTCCTTAATAGCTCTGTCCCGGTCGTCTTCATTCCAGCAGTAACGCTCTTCTTTTCCTTTTTTTACTAGGTATAAAGGAGGCAGGGCAATGTATACATAGCCTTTATCAATGAGATCTTTCATATAACGGAAGAAAAACGTCAGGATCAGGGTACGGATATGGCTTCCATCTACATCAGCATCCGTCATGATGATCACTTTATGATAACGGAGTTTATCCATATTTAATGCCTTGTCATCTTCCGCCGTACCAAAGCTTACGCCCAGTGCCGTAATCATGTTTTTTATCTCTTCATTTTCATAAATCTTGTATTCCTGGGCTTTTTCTACATTCAGAATTTTACCACGCAAAGGCAAAATAGCCTGAAAGCTCCGGTCACGGCCTTGTTTGGCAGAACCTCCGGCGCTGTCTCCCTCTACCAGATAGAGTTCGCAAATGTGCGGATCAGAATTGGAGCAGTCAGCTAATTTGCCGGGCAAACCAGTGCCGCTGAGCACACTTTTCCGCTGTACCATTTCACGTGCTTTGCGGGCTGCATGACGGGCCTGAGCAGCTAAAATAACTTTACCTACAATAGCCCGGGCTTCTCTAGGGTGTTCTTCCAGATAATGGTTGAGAATATCACTTACGCAGGCACTTACCGCACCAGCCACATCTGAATTGCCCAGCTTGGTTTTGGTCTGGCCTTCAAACTGAGGTTCCTGTACTTTTACAGAGATAACAGCCGTTAAACCTTCCCGGAAATCGTCGCCGCTGATGTCTATTTTCAGTTTATCCAGCATGCCGGACTTTTCAGCATAACTTTTCAGCGTACGCGTCAGAGCCGCTCTAAAACCAGATACGTGGGTACCACCTTCAATAGTATTGATGTTGTTTACATACGAAAATACATTTTCAGAATAGGAAGTATTATAGTGCATGGCTACCTGAACCGGAACCTTGCCTTTATCATCTTCTATATAAATAGCCTCAGGAATGAGTTTTTCA from Rhodocytophaga rosea carries:
- the ppk1 gene encoding polyphosphate kinase 1; amino-acid sequence: MLVRDKVSNVIEQSNYISRDLSWLQFNHRVLDQAKNTERNIFERLKFLAITSSNLDEFFMIRVGSLYNYLDYGKERIDYSGLRETTFRKTLLATAQHFFKEQNDEYKMHLLPLFELSDFRIAKVTDLDAEERSDMSAYFMRTIFPMLTPMVFDGYHTFPILMNKILIFGVVTRTQDDSKDQRRLSFVQIPQNLPRFYEMYRGDQLVFVPIEEIIRHEIHKLYRNIEILSVNLFRITRNGDFTLEESDDIEADFIDEIKRKIKTRRTGRVVRIEAEPGYSTWMMKVLKGRWELDDDNIFVSDRMIDFTGLWQIINHKEFRDQLPVVHPQVPPVSLKNVKEAPIFDILKKQDVLLHHPYNSIEPVVHLMEQAAEDPDVLAIKLTIYRLAKSSRITNALLKAAENGKHVSVLFEVKARFDEENNIREAQRLQKAGCFVIYGISRYKTHTKLLLIVRKDGDKVTRYVHMSSGNYNEDTSRLYTDVGLLTTNEVYAHDISEFFNVITGHSLPNDYQYLITAPRDMRNQLIELIRKEATHAQQGLASGIVIKLNSMEDREIIDELYAASQAGVPVKLIVRGICCLRPGRAGLSDNIAVRSIVGNFLEHARLFYFHNTGDYKIYGGSADIMVRSFERRIESLFQVVSENVKQEAVNVLDYNLKDNVNAYELQEDGSYTKSSANGHPPFNMHEEFYKVNADIIKEARLF
- the gyrB gene encoding DNA topoisomerase (ATP-hydrolyzing) subunit B, with amino-acid sequence MSEIAEEKKTSNYSADNIQVLEGLEAVRKRPSMYIGDTGAKGLHHLIWEVVDNSIDEALAGYCDRIEVVINADNSITVSDNGRGIPTDYHTKEKRSALEVVMTVLHAGGKFDKDTYKVSGGLHGVGVSCVNALSTHLKVTVYRQEKVFQQEYNIGHPLYPVKEIGVADRTGTTVEFLPDASIFTVTEYKYETVATRLRELSFLNRGIRITLTDLRTLDEEGNPTYDEFYSEGGLKEFVEYLDSTREKLIPEAIYIEDDKGKVPVQVAMHYNTSYSENVFSYVNNINTIEGGTHVSGFRAALTRTLKSYAEKSGMLDKLKIDISGDDFREGLTAVISVKVQEPQFEGQTKTKLGNSDVAGAVSACVSDILNHYLEEHPREARAIVGKVILAAQARHAARKAREMVQRKSVLSGTGLPGKLADCSNSDPHICELYLVEGDSAGGSAKQGRDRSFQAILPLRGKILNVEKAQEYKIYENEEIKNMITALGVSFGTAEDDKALNMDKLRYHKVIIMTDADVDGSHIRTLILTFFFRYMKDLIDKGYVYIALPPLYLVKKGKEERYCWNEDDRDRAIKEIAKDGKEDTVNVQRYKGLGEMNPEQLWTTTMDPKYRSLKQVSIDSAAEADHLFSMLMGDEVAPRRDFIEKNAKYAKIDV